The Candidatus Hinthialibacter antarcticus genome includes the window GCGCTGTTGTTCGCGCTTTTGTTTTTGTATCGGTTTCTTGAACAACGGCGTTTGCGTTGGCTCGCGGCATATATGGTTTGCGCATTATTTTTATTGACGTGCAACATGTATTTGGCGGCGGCGTTGGTCCCCGCTTCGGGCTTATTGCTGTTATTCTCTACTCGAAAAAATATCACGTGGACGCCGCTTGTCGCGCTGGGCGGCGTTGTGTTGTTGCTGGCGTTGGCGTATGGATGGCAATATTCATTGCGCCGCAGCGCGATTGTTGAGGCGGGGTTGTTAGGCCCGCCTGATGCGGCCCAATTGACGATCTCGACCATCACTTTCGCGAACTTGGTTTGGCCGTCTGGCAGCAACTCGTTCTATCAAGGGCGCATCCCCATCGCGCATTTGACCTTTGCGGAACTGCGCTTCTTTCCGGGCTTTCTGGTTTTGTTTTTGTGCGGCATCGAGTTCGCGTCGATATTTCGCGCGCGCCAAAACCGCAGGCGTTCAAGCGCGTTGCATTTTATGGCGTGGTGCGTGTGTAGTCTGTTGATGATTTCGGTGGTGGTTTTGTCTTGGCAGAAAACGCAGACGGTGTTGTATCACCAAATCCATTTACTGCTCATTGCCGTATTCTTCGGGCTGGCGTTGCTGTTGCCGTCATGGCGAAGAGGCATTATTCAGTGGTTGAAAACGGCGCATCCGCTTCTCGCGTCGCTGGCGCTCTTTGCGTTTTTTCTGATGATTTATTCGAGCCGTGAATTTTCGGCGTTGCTATTTCAATGGGCGCCGCAATTGGCGTTTATCCGAATCCCGGGGCGTTTTGGCGTTGTCCCGCTATTGGTCATCTGCTTGTTTGCGGCGGCGGCGCTACACCGGGCGTTGAGTGTGATGCAGCCTCTCATGTTTAAGCGGGGTGTTGTGCTCGCTCTGCTGATGGTCCTTTATTTGGAAACCACCGTCTCAACGCCGCTGATGTTTGTGGATACACCGACGACCAAGCCCGCTGTGTATGACTGGCTTTCGCAACAAGACGACATTCAAGTGATGGCTGAAATGCCTATGCAAACCCATTTGCAAAACTGCATGGCGCAGTATCGCTCGAGCTTTCATTGGAAGAAATTGGTGAATGGATATAGCGGGTATTTCCCCTATGAATTTGCCACCCTGCGCGACCAGATGAAAGCGTTTCCGTCGCGCGAGTCGCTGCAAGCGCTGCACCAGCGCGGCTGTGATTGGGTGGTGGCGCACAAGAATGAAATGCCGCCGCTGCGGTTCGCGCAGGTGGCGTTTTTCGCTAAGACGGCGCCGTGGATTCATGTTGCGTATGAAGACGAAGATAGCCTCGCGCTACAACTTCTACCGATGGAGGGAGGCCGCGCCGTCCGCATTGATGTGGGGCGTTCTGATGGGCGGGCGAGCGAATGGCGGTTGCAGTCAGGCGAGGTTTCCATGCCGCTGCCGGTTGATGAGAACGGCGTCATCGAATTGCAGGACATGCCGCCGGGGACGTATTCGGTCAGGCAACAAACAGCCGCCGCGCCTGTGTTGCGTCTGCGGTTTTTGCTTTCAGAAAAAACGGGCGAGCAGGTCGATTTTCAATTGGTTGGAGATCAGGTGATTTTGATTGACGACGCTGATTAAGCAATTGCTCTACACAATCAATTTTCGCGCGGCTTTGAAATCGTCGGTTCCCGCTTCAACCAATAATTCAAAAATGACGGATTCAATATTGGTGATGATCGCGCCCGCGTCGCGCATCCGGGCGATAGCGTTATCTCGGTTGGCGTCGTCGCGCGAGCAAGTGGCGCCGATGGGCAAATGGACTTGATAGCCGTTCGCGAGCAAATCTAAAACCGTTTGCATGACGCACACGTGGGTTTCGATTCCCGTGACGACGATTTGTTTTCGTTTGGTTTCTTCCAATTGCTTCCAGAACGCTTCTTCTCCACAGCAACTGAAGGTCATTTTTTGTGAAATCTGGCTGGCGTCGACCTGCTGGGCGATGCTGTCCAGCGTGGGGCCGAGACCTTTGGGATATTGCTCGGTTACTAAGACGGGAACGCTCAAAATCTGCATGGCCTGAACCAGGCGCTCGATTTCACTGGTGACTTGCGGGCCGTTTTTCATGACATCGACGATGCGTTGTTGATAGTCAACAACGAGCAAGACTGCGTCGTCGCGGCGCAGGATGGTTTCGTGTCGTTTGCGGCCCATTTCTGTTCCTTTAATTCTCAATTGATACCGGCCACAGGTAATGCAGCGCCATCGGGTGTAAGACAAAGCCTTTGATGTTTTGGCGCAATGCGGCGAAATCTTTGGTGGTGTTTAAGAAGAGCCACGGCGCTTCGTCGAGAGCGATGGTTTGCGCCTGTTGGTAAATTTTCAGCCGCTCGTTTTCGTCGTAGGTTTGTTGTCCCAGCCGCACCAGGCGGTTGAACTCTTCGTGTTTGAATTGCGAGCGGTTTTCGGGATTCGCCAACAAAGCGTAGGCGAAGTTGTCGGGGTCGCCGTTGTCGGTCGACCAACCCAACATGCAGATTTCAAAGTCGTGGTTGAGCGACCGTTGCAATAACGTGCCCCATTCGACTTGCGATATTTTGACGCGGACGCCGATCTCGCTCAGATCATTTTGCACGACTTCCGCCAAGCGCGCGCCGATGGGGTTGTAGGGGCGCGGCACGGAATAGGTCATGATTTCAATATCAAATCCGTCGGAGTATCCGGCCTCGACGAGCAGCGCTTTGGCTTTGTCAGGGTCGAATTCATAGGCGCGGCTGTCGGGGTCGTGGCCCAAGACGCTGGGCGGAAAAATGCCGCGCATGGGTTCTGCATAGCCTTCGAACAGGTGGTCGCAGATGGCCTTTTTGTTGACGGCGTAATTGATGGCTTGGCGCACGCGTTTGTCTATTAATGGGCCTTTTTCAACATTCATATACGCGAAACTGATATTCACGCCGGGCTGTTCGAGCAAGGTGAGGTTTGGATTTTTTTTGACTTCAGCGGCGGTTTGCGGGTTGATGCCGACCATGATTGACGCTTCGCCCCGGGCAACGCTGAAGAGCCTCACTTCGGGATCGCGCAACACTTTGTAAATCACTTGTTGGGTTTTGGCGGGAGCGCCCCAATACTCATCGTAGCGGGCGAGCACGACTTCAACGTCGCGCGTCCATTTCACAAAACGGAGCGGGCCTGTTCCGACGGGATGTACGCTGTATTCCTCGCCGTATTTTTTCAGCGCCGCCGGGCTGCTGATGAAGCAGCAGAACATAGCGAGATTTTTCAACAGCGGCGCGTAGGGTTCATATAAAATCACCCGTACGGTCATATCGCCGTCGGCGACGACCTCTTTGACGATGCCGCGTAACGCCATGTCGGCGTAGGGCATGCGCCCCGCAAGATGATAGGGATGGTTTTCGTCAAGCAGGCGCATCAGTGACAGGACGATGGCTTCAGAAGTCAGCGTGGTCCCGTCATGAAATTTGACGCCGGGGCGTAAGTAGAAGGTCCATTCGCGACCATCGCCGGAGGTTTCCCAGCGCTCCGCCAAGGCGGGTTCGATTTCGAGAGAACCGTTTTTGAATTTGACGAGGCCCTCGAACATTTGCTGGGCGATGTTGGCCGAGTAGCCGTCTTCCATTGAGCCGGGGTCGAGGTTGACGGCGTCGCTGCCGTGGGCGAAGACCAGCGAGTCGGTTTCAGGCGCAGACGGCGGCGCGCCGCAATTGGTAAATCCAATAAGAAATGCAAAACCCAACAACGCGAGCCGGGCCGCATGTGGGAGCGTTTTGAATGACGGGATATATTTCATTAACTGGCTTCTTCTTCTCCCTCTTCGCCTTCGTCAACTTCCGCCGTTTTGATTTTTTCTTTGAACAGAGCGTCGGTGTTGTTGACGAAGTTTTGTTGGTTAGTGCTTGAGATTCGTTTCATGCGGTTGTCGGCGTAGTTTTTCGCAAAGCGCAGGCATTTTTCGCCGTCGTCTTTTTTGTCAAACATATAATGCAGTTTGGCCAACAGCAGATTCAGGCCGCCGTCTTTGGTCTCAAGGGGAATCGAGCCGACGTCATCGTTGTCTTGGCAATACTTAAAGTATTTATGCGCATGTTGCCAGTGATAATCAAGTAATTCTTGAAAATGTTGTTCATCGTCATCGTAAACTTCTTTGTTCAATTTTTCGAGATAAAAGATTGATTCTAAATGGTTCATGCCGATGTAATAGAAGCGCGGCTCTGCTGATTTCATCGACAATGATTCTTCATCAAATTTGGCTTCAATCGCTTCTTTCATTGTTTTAAACGACCAGTTGTCTGGCTCGATGTCGTTGTTAAAACAAATACGCACCATTTGAAAATAGCGGTCCATGGTAAACAACACGACCACCGCCGCCAGGTCGCGCGGTTCTTCGAAGATTTTCTGAAAGAATGGAACGCCGATTTGGTCGCGGTTTTCCCATATTTTTTCAATCGTGGCTTTGGTGCGGGTGTTTTTGGGGCGATTGCGTTTTCCGTCTAATACGGAACACTCTTTTTCGAGTTGCCCAAAACCTTCGGCTAGCAGTTTGGCGCGGTCATCGGCGCAGTTCTCAAAATATTCCTTCATCTGGTTATTTTTGGTCGGGCTTTTAAAGAAGCGGCTATAGTCTTCAACGCCGCAACTATATTCGTTCGACGCCGTCAAACATTTTGGGCAGATGGTGGTTTTTAATTCGTCAGGGAAGTGTTCATATCCGCCGATGGCTTCGGTGTGGGGCCTCATCCATTCATCGACCACGATCACTTGGCTCTTGGTCATGAATTGATAATTAGTCATTTGGGTTTCGCAGACCAAACAGGGGGTCTCGCGTTTCCAAAGCGTTTTTTTCTTAGGCATTATGGCCTCCCGTGCTTCCACCGACAGATTGTTGAATGGTTCCCCTCAAACAAACATTACAAGACAAGTATATATTTTAAAGTAATTTACTCGCAAACCTAAGTCTTTCCTAGACGTTTATTTAGAAGCCGCTGGTAAAATTCAACCAACTGTTTTGTGAGTGTTTGATACGCCCATTCGGTTTCGGCGGTCTGGCGGCCTTTGGCTCCCATTTCATGCGCCTTGGATGGTTGGTTGAGCAACTCGACGCAAGCCTGAGCGAAGTTGTTTGGATTGTAGGCCAGAATGCCCGCTTGATGCTGCTTGATGAGGCTGGCGGTTTCTCCGACATGGGAGGCGACCACCGGGCGCCCGCTGGCGAAATAGTCCGCCAGTTTATTCGGAACTCTCGCCCGGTTGGCTAGCGTGTCTTCCAAAGGCAACAACAAAACGTCGCAGGCGGCGAGGTAGGCGGGCACTTGTTCAAATGGAATGACGCCGGGCAAGAGCACGTCGGCGTCAGGTTGAAAGCGTTCACGCAAGGGTTGCAGGGCGCTGTCTTCGACGCCGCCGCCAATCGCTAACAGCAGAGCGTCATTGCGTTGTTCTTTTACGGCGGCGAACAAATCGGCGAGTAGTTGGATGTCCCACAGCGAATAGCCGATGAACCCTAATAACGGTTTGTCGGATGCGATGCCCAGTTGGTTTCGGGCGTCTTGTTTCTCGATAACGGGAAACGCATCGCTCATCACGCCTGCGGGCAACGTCAACAGCCGCTCGTCTTCGATTCCCGCCGACCGTGCGCGTTCGCGTAAGACGGAACTGATGACGGTGACGCCGTCGGAGATTTGCTTGCTGCCGACTTCGATGCGTTGTTCAAGCCGGTCAATCCAGGCGAACGGGCGCCGCGCAGTGGTGATGCCGCCTTCCGTCCACCAGTCGCACCAGTCGCTGACGAACAACGGCGGTTGGGACGAAAACCGGGTGAGGCTGCGTTGTAAAAACCAGGGAAGCAATACGTTGGGGCGATGGTCGAAGGCGTGGATTACGTCCCATTGATCGATTGAGATCGAAGCAAGCCGCGCGAGGTTGTCGAGCAGCGCATAGCCGCCGTCGTGGCGTCCGGGTCGGCCCCAGCGCGGCGTCTGCCAAATGCGTACGCCGTCGAGTGGTTCGACGCAGCCGCTGCTGTTCCATTCGCGGGACACCGTCCACAAGTCAACCTGGTGGCCTTGGCGCGCCAGTTCGCGGGCGAACCCCATGCAGCGAAAAAAAGTTCCCCGCCAGATCAAATTATGGTTTAACAATAGAATACGCATCGTGGTTGCATTGTATCCAGTCGCACGGTTGTGGTATATCTTTAAGTCAACCTGATGAGCGAGAGTTTTGATTATGGTGGAATACGGCATTGTCCTGCTCGTCTTTATTGCGCTGGTGAATGGCGCCGCCTATCTGGGGGCGCCGGAATGGGTTTCGCTCGTTCTGTTACTTCTGCTCGCAGCGCCGACGCTGTACGGCGCCTGGTTTGGCGCACCCTATATTCCCTCCGCCAACCCCGCTGTTGAACGGGCGCTCGGTCTCGCTGAATTGAAGCCGGGGGACGTTTTTATTGATCTGGGTTGCGGCGATGGACGATCTCTTCGCGCCGCCAAAGCGCGCGGCGCTCAAGCGATTGGATATGAGATTTCGCTTTTCATGTATTGCATTGCGAAACGATTGAGAGGGTGCGAGGTGCGGCTGGGCAACTTCTGGAGCGCGGACCTTTCGGAGGCGGACGTGGTGTATTGCTACCTGACCCCGAAAGCGATGGAGCGTATTGAACGTGAAATCTGGCCGAAACTGAAGCCCGGATGCCGACTGGTTTGCAATACCTTTAACATGCCGACCCTCGCGCCGGATGAGACGCGAGGGCCGATGTATCTCTATCGAAAGTTCTAGTTCTCTTTCGGCAGGTCTTCTTTCAACATTTCATCATCAAAAGGCATCGCTCCCGGCGGCGGGCCTGGAGGCGGCCCCCAGCCGCGAAATCGGCGTCCGCCTTTTTTATCGTTTAAAATATGTTGAGGGGCCCGTTCGACCAACATTTCGATGAAGCGGTTTTTGTGTTCGATCTTCTTTTCAAGAAATAATTTGAGCCGGTCGAGCTTTTCTTGCAATAAGTGAATTTCCATTTGCTGCCGTTTGATATCGAGCGCAAACATTTCATCAAACAATGGGCGCAGGATGGCTGCGACTTCTTCATCCGGCTCATTGGCCTTGTCTGGCGGAAGTTCTTTGACTGCTGTGCGAATTTTTAATTCCTGACGGCGTATGGATTCATGCAACTCAGCCAATTCAGGGTTTTCACGTCGCATTTCGTCCATGCGTCGCATCATTTCATCTTGTCCCCGGCCCCGCCAGAACGGAGGCGGCCCGCCAGGTCTGCCAGGCCCGTCGCCCATTCGCTCGCCTCGGGGCGGGCGGTTTGGGTCATCATTGTCGCGACCGCGTCCCCACCCGCGTCCCCAACCACCGCGCGGTTGTTGGTCTGTTGCGGCGGCGATTTGCTCCGGCGCAGGTTTGGGGGCGTCGTTGGCCCGCGAGATTATGATAGCGGTTGTTGAAATGAGCAGCGCAATGATAACGGCTGCATATAGCAATATCGTTCGCGTGTTCATGAGGTTAATCCTGAAAAAGCGGATTCAAAGTCTGTTTCAAAATCGCTGAAGAGTTCAGCCATTTCTTCATCAAGGGTTAGAAGTTCCTCTTCGATGGTTTCGGTTTCCCAGGTGGTTTCCGTCGTCCATGAGAGGTCGGCTTTGCGTTGGAACTCAGCCGAGCCGCCCCACATGACCACCAAGAAGA containing:
- a CDS encoding glycosyltransferase family 4 protein, producing MPYSTIIKTLAHQVDLKIYHNRATGYNATTMRILLLNHNLIWRGTFFRCMGFARELARQGHQVDLWTVSREWNSSGCVEPLDGVRIWQTPRWGRPGRHDGGYALLDNLARLASISIDQWDVIHAFDHRPNVLLPWFLQRSLTRFSSQPPLFVSDWCDWWTEGGITTARRPFAWIDRLEQRIEVGSKQISDGVTVISSVLRERARSAGIEDERLLTLPAGVMSDAFPVIEKQDARNQLGIASDKPLLGFIGYSLWDIQLLADLFAAVKEQRNDALLLAIGGGVEDSALQPLRERFQPDADVLLPGVIPFEQVPAYLAACDVLLLPLEDTLANRARVPNKLADYFASGRPVVASHVGETASLIKQHQAGILAYNPNNFAQACVELLNQPSKAHEMGAKGRQTAETEWAYQTLTKQLVEFYQRLLNKRLGKT
- a CDS encoding methyltransferase domain-containing protein — translated: MVEYGIVLLVFIALVNGAAYLGAPEWVSLVLLLLLAAPTLYGAWFGAPYIPSANPAVERALGLAELKPGDVFIDLGCGDGRSLRAAKARGAQAIGYEISLFMYCIAKRLRGCEVRLGNFWSADLSEADVVYCYLTPKAMERIEREIWPKLKPGCRLVCNTFNMPTLAPDETRGPMYLYRKF
- a CDS encoding ABC transporter substrate-binding protein, producing MKYIPSFKTLPHAARLALLGFAFLIGFTNCGAPPSAPETDSLVFAHGSDAVNLDPGSMEDGYSANIAQQMFEGLVKFKNGSLEIEPALAERWETSGDGREWTFYLRPGVKFHDGTTLTSEAIVLSLMRLLDENHPYHLAGRMPYADMALRGIVKEVVADGDMTVRVILYEPYAPLLKNLAMFCCFISSPAALKKYGEEYSVHPVGTGPLRFVKWTRDVEVVLARYDEYWGAPAKTQQVIYKVLRDPEVRLFSVARGEASIMVGINPQTAAEVKKNPNLTLLEQPGVNISFAYMNVEKGPLIDKRVRQAINYAVNKKAICDHLFEGYAEPMRGIFPPSVLGHDPDSRAYEFDPDKAKALLVEAGYSDGFDIEIMTYSVPRPYNPIGARLAEVVQNDLSEIGVRVKISQVEWGTLLQRSLNHDFEICMLGWSTDNGDPDNFAYALLANPENRSQFKHEEFNRLVRLGQQTYDENERLKIYQQAQTIALDEAPWLFLNTTKDFAALRQNIKGFVLHPMALHYLWPVSIEN
- a CDS encoding hydrolase encodes the protein MGRKRHETILRRDDAVLLVVDYQQRIVDVMKNGPQVTSEIERLVQAMQILSVPVLVTEQYPKGLGPTLDSIAQQVDASQISQKMTFSCCGEEAFWKQLEETKRKQIVVTGIETHVCVMQTVLDLLANGYQVHLPIGATCSRDDANRDNAIARMRDAGAIITNIESVIFELLVEAGTDDFKAARKLIV